Proteins co-encoded in one Haloarcula pelagica genomic window:
- a CDS encoding class I SAM-dependent methyltransferase: MSDSLVSRALAILREDGPKTLAVRIAGLGRSFLFGHVLPFRKADFDRDEIGLMGKVLVGYLLGIVLGERLSTRLSVWLLHRRRRREKAPLDSIQTAFDFVGVGKQHSIRPMQSRRELAAVVELVRANNPERILEVGTARGGTLYTWCREFDTLSTAVSVSLPADADPGPSVNPTFLTSFVDERMVCIRGDAHAQATRTAVTDHVESVDFVFIDADKSYTGVRRHFEMYEPLVSDGGVLAIHDTQYNEGVSRFWEEVSREYETTEIVHGAPRLGGEYVFGTGVVWL; the protein is encoded by the coding sequence ATGTCTGACTCGCTCGTCTCTCGTGCGCTCGCCATCCTCCGAGAAGACGGCCCAAAGACCCTCGCGGTTCGTATAGCTGGTCTGGGGCGGAGCTTCCTGTTCGGTCATGTTCTCCCGTTCAGGAAAGCGGACTTCGACAGGGACGAGATCGGCTTGATGGGCAAAGTACTGGTCGGATATCTACTCGGCATCGTCTTGGGCGAGCGCCTCTCGACCCGCCTCTCTGTCTGGCTACTCCACCGTCGGCGACGACGAGAGAAGGCCCCTCTCGATTCCATCCAGACTGCGTTCGACTTCGTGGGGGTCGGGAAGCAACACAGTATCAGACCGATGCAGAGTCGCAGGGAACTCGCTGCGGTGGTCGAGCTGGTCAGGGCGAACAATCCTGAGCGTATACTGGAAGTCGGGACCGCACGTGGCGGGACGCTGTACACCTGGTGCCGGGAGTTCGATACGCTCTCAACCGCTGTCTCGGTCAGTCTTCCGGCTGACGCCGACCCCGGCCCATCGGTCAATCCGACGTTTCTCACCTCGTTCGTTGACGAGCGGATGGTTTGTATTAGAGGAGACGCCCACGCTCAGGCGACACGGACAGCCGTCACGGATCACGTCGAAAGTGTCGACTTTGTATTTATTGACGCGGACAAGTCGTACACAGGAGTAAGACGTCACTTCGAGATGTACGAGCCCTTGGTTTCGGACGGAGGGGTACTGGCTATCCATGACACGCAGTACAACGAGGGCGTATCACGCTTCTGGGAAGAGGTGAGCAGAGAATACGAAACCACAGAGATCGTTCACGGGGCACCACGCCTCGGAGGGGAATACGTATTTGGGACCGGTGTCGTATGGCTCTGA
- a CDS encoding glycosyltransferase family 4 protein, with amino-acid sequence MANEYAARGHDVHVIASSQDTDSPGSDEPATVHTVTAPEHTRLRAYYGLYNPYTVGQVGKLLDSIDPDVVHAHNVHEFLSYHTLKISKERGVPVVLTFHDTMSVAYGKMSGFATADHDPGEMVPESDYRLGVTDRIRQAKLGYFPLRTPLNRRYINRYTDARVAVSGTLNRALRANGIEGGEVIHNGVDVDTFAGGDGEALREKLGLSGTRIVLHAGRVGRMKGSVALARAVSEVASNVGSTALVVTGGTEVDWIRRANGVDGELIHETGWLTRETLIDAFHMADVVATPSMYLDPFPTVNIEAMAAGTSVLTSCFSGGREAVVDGVTGVVTNPLDQNRFDADLQMLLAETNRLPAFGARARECAVDRFSLADVVDEYLRRMRVLTG; translated from the coding sequence TTGGCGAACGAATACGCCGCCCGGGGGCATGATGTACACGTAATCGCTTCATCCCAAGACACCGACTCGCCGGGCTCCGACGAGCCAGCCACCGTCCACACAGTCACAGCCCCGGAGCACACCCGGCTGCGTGCTTACTACGGATTATACAACCCGTATACTGTCGGCCAGGTCGGAAAATTACTGGACTCTATAGATCCGGATGTCGTGCACGCACACAACGTCCACGAGTTCCTCTCATATCACACACTGAAAATTTCGAAAGAGCGTGGGGTTCCAGTGGTGCTAACATTCCACGATACTATGAGTGTCGCGTACGGGAAGATGTCGGGGTTCGCAACGGCCGACCACGACCCAGGTGAAATGGTTCCCGAGTCGGATTACCGACTCGGGGTCACCGACCGAATTCGGCAGGCAAAGCTCGGATACTTCCCGCTTCGGACGCCACTCAACCGTCGATACATCAATAGATACACCGATGCCAGAGTCGCCGTCAGCGGGACACTCAATCGAGCGCTAAGAGCCAACGGCATTGAGGGCGGGGAGGTAATCCACAACGGTGTCGACGTGGATACGTTCGCTGGAGGTGATGGAGAGGCCCTCCGTGAGAAACTCGGGTTGAGTGGCACACGGATTGTTCTGCACGCCGGACGTGTGGGGAGAATGAAGGGAAGCGTAGCGCTGGCTAGAGCGGTTTCGGAGGTAGCATCGAACGTCGGTAGCACGGCGCTGGTCGTAACTGGTGGGACGGAGGTCGACTGGATTAGACGAGCAAACGGTGTGGACGGAGAACTGATACACGAAACCGGATGGCTCACCCGCGAGACATTGATAGATGCGTTTCATATGGCTGATGTGGTCGCGACCCCATCGATGTATCTCGACCCGTTCCCCACTGTAAACATCGAGGCTATGGCTGCCGGAACTTCAGTTCTCACCTCTTGCTTCAGCGGCGGCCGTGAGGCCGTCGTCGATGGCGTGACGGGAGTCGTCACGAATCCGCTCGATCAGAACCGATTCGACGCGGATCTTCAGATGTTGTTGGCCGAGACGAATCGACTCCCGGCGTTCGGAGCACGAGCGAGAGAGTGTGCTGTTGACCGGTTTTCGCTCGCAGACGTGGTTGACGAGTACCTCCGCAGGATGCGGGTGTTGACGGGCTGA
- a CDS encoding sulfatase-like hydrolase/transferase: MSDRPTVVCIVLDTVRAQSLTSAFTPTIDGILDRAVRFERAVAPSPWTAPSHAAMFTGLTTAEHGVNCVNQRFDPPVEPLPALFQNAGYHTIGVSNNPYISREFGFDVGFDDFHDNPRFLYDDGLDLGTIAEGRALKYADTARRVLTHDNPKKSIANVGYHLQQPADNGADLSVERATRSAGESNPEFLFVNLMEAHAEYWPPQPYRRKHLAGDITDSAARDVEQFHWAYLLGDEQPTDGKCQILRSLYRGAIAYLDSIVTRLRSEVYTDEEWKNTFLIILGDHGESFGEHGYFNHIGHVTQQTLHVPLIIAPPDGWWQSRSVETPVSLRLLYDICEAIAAGDGRSALERGLDSQVPPVAEYTGLQNDIDHLAETYNVPESELARYDQARQATIVGKYIYVRNGKTADVVYRWGDTDSTYTPESVPDVTARARKRLEDRLGPVEGYDLGERSTVGSATENRLEYLGYR; the protein is encoded by the coding sequence ATGAGCGACCGACCGACCGTCGTCTGTATCGTTCTGGACACCGTCCGTGCACAGAGCCTAACCTCCGCTTTTACCCCGACGATCGACGGTATCCTTGATCGAGCTGTTCGGTTTGAGCGCGCCGTGGCCCCTTCCCCCTGGACTGCGCCCTCCCACGCGGCGATGTTTACTGGGCTCACAACCGCTGAACACGGTGTAAACTGTGTGAACCAGCGCTTTGACCCTCCAGTCGAGCCGCTTCCAGCGCTTTTTCAGAACGCCGGGTACCACACCATCGGAGTTTCGAACAACCCCTACATCAGTCGCGAGTTCGGCTTCGATGTGGGGTTCGACGATTTCCACGACAATCCTCGATTCCTGTACGATGACGGGCTGGATTTGGGTACTATCGCGGAAGGTAGAGCCCTGAAGTACGCCGATACAGCTCGCCGAGTACTGACGCATGATAACCCGAAGAAATCAATTGCTAACGTCGGATACCATCTGCAGCAGCCAGCCGATAACGGCGCCGACCTGTCAGTTGAGCGGGCAACGCGCTCCGCAGGCGAATCGAACCCGGAGTTTCTGTTCGTCAATTTGATGGAGGCACACGCGGAGTATTGGCCGCCACAACCGTATCGTAGGAAGCACCTCGCAGGCGACATTACCGACAGTGCTGCGCGGGATGTCGAGCAGTTTCACTGGGCGTATCTACTCGGGGACGAGCAACCGACGGACGGGAAGTGCCAGATACTTCGGTCGCTGTACCGCGGCGCTATCGCCTATCTCGATAGTATCGTGACCCGCTTGCGCTCCGAGGTCTACACTGACGAAGAGTGGAAAAACACATTCCTGATTATTCTCGGTGACCATGGCGAGTCTTTTGGCGAACATGGGTACTTCAATCATATCGGGCACGTAACCCAACAGACTCTCCATGTACCACTTATCATCGCACCCCCTGATGGGTGGTGGCAGTCGAGGTCAGTCGAGACACCTGTCAGCCTGCGGTTGTTGTACGATATCTGTGAGGCGATTGCCGCGGGCGACGGACGAAGCGCCCTCGAACGAGGACTCGATTCGCAGGTTCCACCTGTGGCCGAGTACACAGGGTTGCAAAACGATATCGATCACCTGGCCGAGACGTACAACGTCCCGGAGTCCGAATTGGCTCGGTACGATCAAGCCAGACAGGCGACGATAGTCGGGAAGTACATCTATGTGAGAAACGGAAAGACGGCGGATGTGGTATATCGATGGGGTGACACGGACTCGACGTACACGCCGGAGTCAGTACCGGATGTAACTGCCAGGGCTCGAAAACGACTCGAAGACCGGCTCGGTCCGGTTGAGGGATACGACCTCGGAGAACGGTCCACAGTCGGCAGCGCGACCGAGAACCGTCTTGAGTATCTGGGCTACCGCTGA
- a CDS encoding lipopolysaccharide biosynthesis protein: protein MLEEIRYVTVAETVSRLSSFVVIPLLTRSLAPATFGTYKSIFLAVAVFLIVKGFVNGGPLLIKHVPEMDEEGRRTLIAGTTVLVAVAVTLGFSLLLGTAMTILFGRYFAGLEGFFLTNLPIIGAVFALVPAYNHGLKITRACDEFQLYSAGKLLREASFTLSIVVLVLTETITLGTALVAYFVTTAVAVVVLYWSLRRYVFVRPDFDVVFECLRHTSLPLAPNVVIKRATSQVPDAVVLAAFGPSVFAAWAVAFTFNSLFSLISKPLTQVLWPKISQRYAEDAPVGELLTQYYRVTSFIVVPAVVGATVLGPAIIREVFGPDYLYRSSVVAILVATFGLQVIDSLSSPIFVGSDQARYTTYVESGKAVIQLVFVLIGAFVFGSLAVIALGYLLRMVIGLCVSLWYQIRTTDLRRPNLTAAGLVLAANVVMGASVFSMGQYVTGPVSLFTAVGLGVLIYAGALYGSGALTEQDINLLRQFLRV, encoded by the coding sequence ATGCTAGAGGAGATACGGTACGTCACCGTCGCGGAGACGGTCAGCCGGCTCTCCTCATTCGTCGTGATTCCGCTGTTGACGCGTTCGCTTGCTCCCGCGACATTTGGAACGTACAAATCGATATTTCTCGCCGTCGCGGTGTTCCTCATAGTGAAAGGGTTCGTCAACGGTGGCCCCTTGCTTATCAAACATGTCCCTGAAATGGATGAAGAGGGGAGACGGACTCTCATCGCAGGGACGACTGTACTAGTGGCAGTGGCCGTTACGCTCGGGTTTTCTCTTTTGCTCGGAACCGCCATGACGATACTTTTTGGCCGCTATTTCGCAGGGCTGGAAGGGTTTTTCCTCACAAACCTCCCGATTATCGGGGCTGTATTCGCCCTCGTTCCTGCGTACAACCACGGCTTGAAGATCACCCGGGCTTGTGACGAGTTCCAGTTGTATTCGGCGGGTAAGTTACTGCGAGAGGCCTCTTTCACTCTCTCGATCGTCGTCCTGGTACTGACGGAAACGATAACTCTTGGAACGGCCCTTGTTGCATACTTCGTGACCACGGCCGTGGCTGTCGTGGTTCTGTACTGGTCTCTTCGTAGATACGTATTTGTCAGGCCCGACTTCGACGTTGTTTTCGAGTGTCTCAGACACACGTCCCTCCCGCTTGCACCAAATGTGGTAATAAAAAGAGCCACGTCACAAGTCCCCGACGCAGTGGTTTTGGCTGCTTTCGGGCCGTCGGTGTTTGCGGCGTGGGCAGTCGCTTTCACGTTCAATTCGCTGTTCTCGCTGATCAGTAAACCGCTGACACAGGTCCTCTGGCCCAAAATAAGCCAGCGGTACGCCGAAGACGCGCCGGTCGGCGAACTGTTGACACAGTACTACCGGGTGACCTCGTTCATTGTAGTGCCAGCTGTCGTCGGTGCGACTGTCCTCGGACCGGCTATCATCAGAGAGGTATTCGGCCCTGACTACCTCTATAGAAGCAGTGTGGTGGCGATTCTCGTCGCGACGTTTGGTCTACAGGTGATTGACTCGTTATCCAGCCCAATATTTGTTGGCTCTGACCAGGCACGATACACCACGTACGTCGAGTCGGGAAAAGCAGTAATCCAACTGGTGTTCGTTCTCATCGGTGCGTTCGTGTTCGGCTCGCTCGCAGTCATCGCGCTGGGCTATCTCCTGCGAATGGTTATCGGGTTGTGCGTGTCCCTCTGGTATCAGATACGGACGACTGATCTGCGACGGCCGAACCTGACAGCGGCCGGCCTGGTCCTCGCCGCTAACGTGGTGATGGGTGCCTCGGTATTTTCGATGGGTCAGTACGTAACGGGACCCGTCTCGCTTTTCACAGCCGTCGGTCTCGGCGTTCTAATTTACGCTGGTGCACTGTACGGGAGCGGGGCTCTGACCGAACAAGATATAAACCTTCTGCGGCAGTTCCTTAGAGTGTAA
- a CDS encoding NAD-dependent epimerase/dehydratase family protein has translation MATTVSLVAGGAGFLGSHLCESLLDAGNEVVCVDNFGSGRRTNISHLVDDHRFQSIEADIRDAVTLPPAEEVYHLASRASPADFTDFPVDIALTNTRGTRNLLDYAVATDARMVYASTSEVYGDPEVSPQPETYNGNVNIRGPRGCYDESKRFGETLTVAYRDEYDVDIRTARIFNTYGPRMRPDDGRVIPTFVSQALHDEDLTVYGDGSQTRSFCYVTDLVNGLRSLMETDGLAGEVINLGRENERTIHSLADMVIDMCDANSTVVYEKLPEDDPLQRRPDTRKAADLLSWQADTTLQSGLELTIESFRGDLFAE, from the coding sequence ATGGCAACTACTGTCTCCCTCGTCGCCGGCGGGGCGGGTTTTCTCGGGAGTCACCTGTGTGAGTCGCTATTAGATGCCGGCAATGAGGTCGTGTGTGTCGACAACTTCGGGAGTGGGAGACGGACGAACATCTCGCACTTAGTGGACGACCACCGATTCCAGAGTATCGAAGCCGACATCCGCGACGCGGTTACATTACCCCCAGCAGAGGAGGTCTACCACCTAGCCTCACGAGCGTCACCTGCCGATTTTACTGACTTCCCGGTCGATATCGCTCTCACTAACACACGAGGGACGCGGAATCTTCTGGACTACGCTGTCGCGACGGACGCACGTATGGTTTATGCGAGTACGAGCGAGGTCTACGGTGACCCGGAAGTCTCACCACAACCTGAGACGTACAATGGCAATGTCAATATCCGCGGCCCGCGTGGCTGCTACGACGAATCGAAGCGGTTCGGCGAAACGCTGACAGTTGCGTACCGAGACGAGTACGATGTAGACATTCGAACCGCCCGTATCTTCAATACCTACGGGCCACGGATGCGACCCGATGACGGACGGGTCATCCCAACGTTCGTCTCGCAGGCACTCCACGACGAGGATTTGACTGTCTACGGTGATGGTTCACAGACACGAAGTTTCTGCTATGTCACGGACCTGGTCAACGGGTTGCGGAGCCTGATGGAGACTGACGGGTTGGCCGGCGAGGTCATCAACTTGGGCCGTGAAAACGAACGGACCATCCACTCACTCGCGGACATGGTCATAGATATGTGTGATGCAAACAGTACGGTGGTCTACGAGAAACTTCCGGAAGACGACCCCTTACAGCGACGCCCGGATACACGGAAAGCCGCCGACCTGCTCTCCTGGCAGGCAGACACCACGCTCCAGTCGGGGCTTGAATTGACCATCGAGAGCTTTCGCGGGGACCTGTTCGCGGAATGA
- a CDS encoding class I SAM-dependent methyltransferase: MKASPRVNWVTRHVDGDRILDVGFVGEYEESLVHRNIQRNNPSASVVGVDIKEDLHERTDSTKSVRGDAERLPFTNRSFDTVVFAEVVEHLVDPVPVLRELRRILVPGGRLVLTTPNPMGLYRYLRWYLFDASLDADRFLGADDHVQFIDPFSLQSLLRALGYRTTETTFRNVSVPKLPTLPDWSVLTRFPIVRGGSYTCLIAVRDDESDV, from the coding sequence ATGAAAGCGAGTCCGCGGGTGAACTGGGTGACGCGTCACGTGGACGGGGATAGGATTCTAGACGTGGGATTCGTCGGTGAATACGAGGAGAGTCTCGTTCATCGGAATATTCAACGGAACAATCCGTCGGCGTCCGTCGTTGGAGTAGATATAAAAGAAGATTTGCACGAGCGGACTGACAGCACGAAGTCGGTCAGGGGAGACGCCGAGCGTCTACCGTTTACTAATCGATCGTTCGATACAGTCGTCTTCGCTGAGGTGGTCGAACATCTCGTCGATCCTGTTCCCGTACTTCGGGAGCTTCGCCGTATCCTCGTCCCAGGCGGACGGTTAGTACTCACAACCCCGAATCCAATGGGATTGTACCGATACCTCCGATGGTACCTGTTCGATGCGTCGCTCGATGCTGATCGCTTCCTTGGAGCCGATGATCACGTCCAGTTCATCGACCCTTTCTCGCTCCAATCGCTGCTGCGGGCGCTAGGTTACCGCACTACCGAAACTACATTCCGTAACGTCTCGGTACCGAAACTCCCGACGCTGCCGGACTGGAGCGTGTTGACTCGGTTCCCGATCGTTCGTGGGGGTTCTTACACCTGCCTGATCGCGGTTCGTGACGACGAGAGCGACGTATAA
- a CDS encoding glycosyltransferase family 4 protein, translating to MRVLSLSLDNSILTDDGEPRQRQQAYAERLEEYTVVVKTDRRVETEIHDGALSVVPTRSRSRYHYLYDAYRLAARELSTREYDVVTTQTPFATGLIGWLLKRRFGVRLHTQVHIDFLNNAEWIERTPEHRVFDRIARFCLPRSDAIRVGTFHERTKIRRLVDEEIPVVVAPVSIDTESLVGETTAERRAEVSEEFDFGDRPVVLFAGRFVEQKDFATWMAVAERVYTSMDSSPVFVLTGDGPLHSDVRRRFEQQGMRDVIRMPGWVDRETLSALYDLADVFLITSHYEGTSRVIVEAGLNELPTVATPFAGAKDNISHGESGFIAEDVDQLAAYVQTVLTDAGATTAFGQAAQRQLADRFEREDLVESYVDFLSIQ from the coding sequence ATGCGAGTACTGTCGCTGAGTCTCGATAATTCGATTCTCACCGACGACGGCGAACCCAGACAGCGACAGCAGGCGTACGCCGAGCGTTTGGAAGAGTACACAGTTGTCGTCAAGACCGACAGAAGGGTAGAAACAGAGATTCACGATGGCGCGTTGTCCGTCGTTCCGACCCGATCCCGATCGCGTTACCACTATCTCTACGATGCCTACCGTCTCGCTGCCCGTGAACTCTCAACGAGGGAGTACGATGTCGTGACGACACAGACACCATTCGCAACGGGGTTGATCGGATGGCTGCTGAAACGTAGGTTCGGTGTGAGATTACACACACAGGTCCACATCGACTTCCTCAACAACGCCGAGTGGATAGAACGAACGCCGGAACATCGGGTATTCGATCGAATTGCACGCTTTTGCTTGCCGCGGTCGGATGCGATTCGCGTCGGAACCTTCCACGAACGTACCAAAATCCGGCGGCTCGTGGACGAGGAGATCCCGGTCGTCGTCGCGCCGGTCAGTATCGACACCGAGTCGTTGGTGGGTGAGACGACCGCGGAACGCCGGGCCGAAGTCAGCGAAGAGTTCGACTTCGGCGACAGACCGGTCGTGCTGTTCGCTGGACGGTTCGTCGAACAGAAGGACTTTGCAACGTGGATGGCTGTCGCCGAGCGAGTCTATACCTCCATGGACAGCTCTCCTGTGTTCGTCCTGACCGGTGACGGTCCGCTCCACAGCGACGTCCGCCGACGATTTGAGCAACAGGGTATGAGAGACGTTATTCGTATGCCAGGATGGGTTGATCGAGAGACCCTGTCAGCACTGTACGACCTCGCTGATGTGTTCCTCATCACTTCGCACTACGAAGGAACTAGTCGCGTGATCGTCGAGGCAGGCCTCAACGAACTCCCGACCGTCGCGACGCCGTTCGCTGGTGCGAAAGATAATATCAGCCACGGCGAGAGTGGGTTTATCGCCGAGGACGTCGACCAACTTGCTGCTTACGTCCAGACAGTACTGACCGATGCGGGCGCTACGACAGCGTTCGGACAGGCAGCCCAACGCCAGCTCGCCGACCGCTTCGAGCGTGAGGATCTGGTGGAGTCGTACGTCGACTTCCTCAGTATACAGTGA
- a CDS encoding glycosyltransferase family 4 protein, translating to MHVLMMTQRVDPEHDVLGFTVDWITALAEHVERLTVLTAYEGSHDLPENVSVRSYGKERGFAKPRRVMEFQRHCLALRREGIDSVFAHMIPQYVLASWPVLGRSCRYVMWYAHGTIGWDTRIAHRLIDVVVTATPQSFRLPSEKVFTVGHGIDMERFTPGTVDSVRGRLLNVGRIAPVKNTHRLVEAVGILRDRGRPVELRLVGGLSRADRAYLTEVRTTIDDLGLGDRIELVESVPHDQIVDEYRRSGLFISASQTGSLDKVEVESMACGTPPICCNDAFLELVTESSLESDQLTFPPGDVATLADRVEGVLDLAEREYHGIATNCREVVATNHSVDALMETVAGHLRGSVCV from the coding sequence GTGCACGTTCTGATGATGACCCAACGAGTGGATCCGGAACACGACGTTCTCGGGTTCACTGTCGACTGGATAACGGCACTTGCCGAGCACGTAGAGCGCCTCACTGTGTTGACCGCGTACGAAGGGTCACACGACCTTCCCGAGAACGTCTCGGTTCGAAGCTACGGGAAAGAACGTGGGTTCGCTAAACCCCGTCGTGTAATGGAGTTCCAGCGTCATTGCTTGGCGCTCCGGCGTGAGGGAATCGATTCCGTCTTCGCGCACATGATTCCACAGTACGTCCTTGCCTCCTGGCCGGTGCTGGGGAGGTCCTGTCGGTACGTGATGTGGTACGCACATGGTACGATCGGATGGGATACACGCATAGCACACAGGCTCATAGACGTTGTGGTAACCGCGACCCCACAGAGCTTCAGACTCCCGTCGGAGAAGGTGTTCACTGTCGGCCACGGGATTGATATGGAGCGGTTTACTCCAGGGACGGTCGACTCGGTCCGTGGGCGCCTTCTTAACGTCGGTCGTATAGCTCCGGTAAAGAACACGCACCGGCTCGTTGAAGCGGTCGGTATTCTCCGGGACCGGGGCCGGCCGGTCGAACTACGTCTCGTCGGAGGGCTCTCTCGTGCTGACAGAGCGTATCTCACAGAGGTCCGAACAACCATCGACGACCTGGGTCTCGGCGACCGCATCGAACTGGTCGAGTCAGTGCCACACGACCAGATAGTCGACGAGTATCGTCGTTCCGGCCTGTTTATCAGTGCGAGCCAGACCGGGAGTCTGGACAAAGTGGAGGTCGAATCCATGGCCTGCGGAACACCACCGATATGTTGTAACGACGCCTTCCTCGAACTCGTCACGGAGTCGTCACTGGAGAGCGACCAGCTGACGTTCCCGCCCGGCGACGTAGCAACGCTCGCCGATAGAGTTGAGGGGGTGCTCGATTTAGCCGAGAGAGAATACCACGGGATCGCGACCAATTGTCGGGAAGTGGTCGCGACTAACCACAGTGTCGACGCGCTGATGGAGACTGTTGCCGGCCATCTTCGTGGATCTGTTTGCGTGTGA
- a CDS encoding sulfatase-like hydrolase/transferase yields the protein MEDYRRDTTPAVRSIAEEGRYFQSCFAHGKYTLTSTASILTGTYPTWHRLGYERSRLPEGTKTIPQRFRDVGYATGGFSSNRYVSAETGLDQGFDQFSWIHPSTLLGTVSPRHLVGYALSIRRHSAGLQRDPYKHATPYLLNHAARDWLSETLESSPVFAYLHYNEPHRPYYPPLSYIDAYTDSLAESPRSAGEISMNVHRNVERLIATGTELDDGELAAIRSMYDAEIRYTDQQVGSLLNDVRSMSDRPVVVVVTADHGELFGEYGLMGHKFVLRDELTRVPLAVSGLKLPTDRSSSVVQHADVLRTILATIGADTEGVQGINLETDKRTFAVSQHHRTDLEPYQTYNPEYEMRPFHEGECSSIRTDEFRLVREEGGDERLYALPDEKSDLTADRPETAAALRNTLQTWMEDHTDDTATESDRTYSPAMREQLADLGYIDS from the coding sequence ATGGAAGATTACCGACGGGACACGACACCCGCTGTCCGTTCGATCGCCGAAGAAGGACGCTACTTCCAGTCTTGTTTCGCACACGGTAAGTACACGCTCACCTCCACTGCGTCTATTCTGACCGGAACGTACCCCACCTGGCACCGGCTCGGATACGAACGCTCACGACTCCCTGAAGGCACCAAAACGATCCCACAGCGGTTTCGAGACGTGGGCTATGCTACCGGAGGCTTCTCCTCGAACCGGTACGTAAGCGCGGAAACAGGTCTCGACCAGGGTTTCGACCAGTTCTCCTGGATTCACCCGTCGACGCTACTGGGGACGGTTAGCCCGAGACATCTCGTCGGCTACGCCCTCTCGATACGTCGACATTCCGCCGGGTTGCAACGTGACCCCTACAAACACGCGACGCCATACTTACTGAACCATGCCGCGAGGGATTGGCTATCGGAAACTCTCGAGAGCAGCCCCGTCTTCGCGTACCTCCATTACAATGAACCACACCGACCGTACTATCCTCCACTCTCCTACATCGACGCTTACACCGATTCCCTGGCGGAATCACCACGGTCAGCGGGAGAGATATCGATGAATGTCCACAGGAACGTTGAGCGGTTGATTGCAACGGGGACAGAACTCGATGACGGCGAGTTGGCGGCGATTCGGTCGATGTACGACGCGGAGATACGGTACACAGACCAACAAGTGGGTAGTTTGCTCAACGACGTTCGCTCGATGTCCGACAGACCGGTTGTTGTTGTCGTGACGGCCGACCACGGCGAACTGTTCGGCGAGTACGGGCTCATGGGACATAAATTCGTCCTCCGAGACGAGTTGACCCGGGTCCCGCTGGCCGTCTCCGGCCTCAAACTCCCCACAGACCGATCGTCGAGCGTTGTCCAACACGCCGATGTACTCCGGACAATCTTAGCGACCATCGGGGCAGATACCGAGGGTGTCCAAGGCATCAATCTGGAGACAGATAAGAGAACGTTCGCAGTCAGTCAACATCACCGCACCGACCTCGAACCGTATCAAACGTATAACCCGGAGTACGAGATGCGACCGTTCCACGAGGGCGAGTGTAGTTCGATCCGGACCGACGAATTTCGTCTTGTCCGCGAAGAGGGGGGCGACGAGCGACTGTACGCGCTCCCAGACGAAAAGAGTGACCTGACTGCTGACCGACCCGAAACAGCCGCTGCATTGCGCAACACCCTCCAGACGTGGATGGAGGACCATACCGATGATACAGCCACAGAATCAGACAGAACGTACTCGCCGGCGATGCGTGAGCAACTCGCCGATCTCGGGTACATCGACAGTTGA